A single genomic interval of Bradyrhizobium sp. AZCC 1693 harbors:
- a CDS encoding response regulator has product MTRVLIVDDDPMVCSAIEIYLERHGFDVTIADGGEAGLRALEDSSFDLMLVDIFMPHMRGFESIRIFHERAPAIPLVAMSGYAFANLDSPAPDFLRMALELGAARCLRKPFTPGALLTIVNECLAEARSGFGGVVQSN; this is encoded by the coding sequence ATGACACGCGTTCTCATCGTCGATGACGATCCCATGGTCTGCTCGGCGATCGAGATCTATCTCGAGCGTCACGGCTTTGACGTGACGATAGCCGATGGCGGCGAGGCCGGGCTTCGTGCGCTGGAAGATTCCAGCTTCGATCTGATGCTCGTCGACATCTTCATGCCGCACATGCGCGGTTTCGAATCGATCAGGATATTCCACGAACGCGCGCCGGCGATTCCGCTGGTTGCGATGTCGGGATACGCCTTTGCCAACCTCGACTCGCCGGCGCCGGACTTTTTGCGCATGGCGCTCGAACTCGGCGCCGCACGCTGCCTGCGCAAGCCGTTCACGCCGGGGGCGCTGCTGACGATCGTTAACGAATGTCTTGCCGAAGCCCGGTCCGGTTTCGGCGGCGTCGTCCAGTCGAACTAG
- a CDS encoding Crp/Fnr family transcriptional regulator: MSSLTADDFELLRPHLRAADLSLDMVLVEVDETLKRAYLPHKGVISLVVKLARGEHVQIAMIGRDSIFGAFSALGDPVALNTAEVLVPGAASTIDLDQLRSAADQSATLRTALTRHGLAVYAQIQQTAGCNASHTVESRLARCLLHTRDLSGSDKLILTQEAMAQMIGARRNSVSLVANTLQQANFIHYSRGHIEITNVDGLIKTSCECYATVKSQYTRLLHPRTHCAAA; this comes from the coding sequence TTGTCATCGCTGACCGCGGACGATTTCGAATTGCTTCGTCCGCATCTGCGTGCCGCCGATCTCAGCCTGGACATGGTGCTGGTCGAAGTCGACGAGACGCTCAAGCGTGCGTACCTCCCGCACAAAGGCGTCATCTCGCTGGTCGTCAAGCTCGCACGCGGCGAGCATGTCCAGATCGCCATGATCGGCCGCGACAGCATTTTCGGTGCATTCTCCGCGCTCGGCGACCCCGTCGCGCTAAATACCGCCGAGGTGCTGGTGCCCGGCGCCGCCTCGACGATCGATCTCGACCAGCTTCGTAGTGCGGCAGACCAGAGCGCCACGTTGCGTACCGCGCTGACGCGGCACGGCCTCGCCGTCTATGCGCAAATCCAGCAGACTGCGGGCTGCAACGCCTCGCACACGGTGGAGTCCCGGCTGGCGCGATGCCTGTTGCATACGCGCGACCTCTCCGGCAGCGACAAGCTCATCCTGACCCAGGAAGCGATGGCCCAGATGATCGGCGCGCGCCGCAACAGCGTTTCGCTGGTGGCGAACACGCTGCAGCAGGCAAACTTCATCCACTACAGCCGCGGACATATCGAAATCACCAACGTGGACGGCCTGATCAAGACTTCCTGCGAGTGCTACGCGACGGTCAAGTCGCAGTACACGAGGCTGCTGCATCCGCGCACCCACTGCGCGGCCGCATGA
- a CDS encoding response regulator — MAFDLSMPILVVDDYSTMIRIIRNLLKQLGFENVDEASDGSAALAKMQTKRYGLVISDWNMEPMTGYDLLREVRASPEFSKTPFIMITAESKTENVIAAKKAGVNNYIVKPFNAATLKTKMEAVFPG; from the coding sequence ATGGCTTTTGACTTGTCGATGCCGATCCTGGTGGTCGATGACTACAGCACCATGATCCGCATCATCCGCAACCTTCTGAAGCAGCTTGGATTCGAGAATGTCGACGAGGCCAGCGACGGATCGGCCGCGCTCGCCAAGATGCAGACCAAGCGGTACGGCCTCGTGATCTCCGACTGGAACATGGAGCCGATGACCGGCTACGACCTGCTCAGGGAAGTCCGCGCCAGCCCGGAATTCTCCAAGACGCCTTTCATCATGATTACGGCTGAATCCAAGACCGAAAACGTCATTGCCGCGAAGAAGGCCGGCGTCAACAATTACATCGTCAAGCCGTTCAATGCCGCAACGCTGAAGACCAAGATGGAAGCGGTGTTTCCCGGTTAA
- a CDS encoding response regulator transcription factor, producing MESITPLEENPEIVQLSAARSRAAEEASAAIARQLNGPLTALLLYMNEIKQHSHQFSQAPGNRLYLQQVVENALQQTERVCALVKQISDNHPAPASDAAGKQMREAPARHPADGARRAGLMFTPEAGQKPLTKREREVLSLISEGCSNKQGALRMNISPRTFESHRAEAMRKLGARNTADLVRKALLQPA from the coding sequence ATGGAAAGCATCACACCTCTCGAAGAGAATCCTGAGATCGTCCAACTGTCCGCCGCGCGCTCGCGTGCCGCGGAAGAGGCGAGCGCTGCGATTGCCCGGCAGTTGAACGGTCCCCTCACGGCGTTGCTGCTCTATATGAATGAGATCAAGCAGCACAGCCACCAGTTTTCGCAAGCGCCCGGCAACCGGCTCTACCTGCAACAGGTGGTGGAGAATGCGCTTCAGCAAACCGAGCGCGTTTGCGCCCTGGTGAAGCAGATATCGGACAATCATCCGGCGCCGGCCTCCGATGCCGCTGGCAAGCAGATGCGCGAGGCCCCGGCCCGCCACCCCGCGGATGGCGCCCGCAGGGCGGGCCTGATGTTCACCCCGGAGGCCGGCCAGAAGCCGCTGACCAAGCGCGAGCGCGAGGTGCTGAGCCTTATTAGCGAAGGCTGCTCCAACAAGCAGGGCGCCTTGCGGATGAATATCAGCCCAAGGACATTCGAGAGCCATCGCGCCGAGGCCATGCGCAAGCTTGGCGCCCGCAACACCGCGGATCTGGTTCGCAAGGCGCTGCTGCAGCCCGCCTGA
- a CDS encoding glycoside hydrolase family 3 N-terminal domain-containing protein translates to MLIGELFILGFFGKIVPDWLKQFAARHGLGGVILFDYSCRTQQYDNNIESPEQVRRLCAQISALPSAPMVFIDQEGGLVRRLKESRGFAPLPSAKEFNHLAPDQKRAILTASFAELRRLGIHYDFAPVIDVDYNPENPNIGKIKRSYSADIAEVEANALLAGEVARAQRIGLCLKHFPGIGGALVDSHQGFMDISDALRDEQEELFYSLAPRMFGDAVLVSHAIVSQWDGDHPMTLSAAGLGRLRKRLPDTLLITDDMQMQGLQKALGTREASLQSLQAGIDMLCIGNNLFDQEQEMAAIAEYVERSLRDMTLSGSAIEKSIARVAKRKALLMA, encoded by the coding sequence ATGCTCATCGGCGAACTCTTCATCCTCGGCTTCTTCGGCAAGATCGTTCCGGATTGGCTGAAGCAATTCGCCGCCCGCCACGGCCTTGGCGGCGTAATCCTGTTCGACTATTCCTGCCGGACGCAGCAATACGACAACAACATCGAGTCGCCCGAACAGGTGCGGCGCCTCTGCGCGCAGATTTCCGCCCTGCCTTCCGCGCCGATGGTGTTCATCGACCAGGAAGGCGGCCTGGTGCGGCGGTTGAAGGAAAGCCGCGGCTTCGCGCCGTTGCCGAGCGCGAAGGAGTTCAATCATCTCGCGCCGGATCAGAAGCGCGCGATCCTCACCGCGAGCTTTGCCGAGTTGCGGCGGCTCGGCATTCACTATGATTTCGCGCCCGTCATCGACGTCGATTACAACCCCGAAAATCCGAACATTGGAAAGATCAAGCGTTCCTACTCCGCCGACATCGCGGAAGTGGAGGCCAATGCGTTGCTGGCGGGCGAGGTGGCGCGGGCGCAGCGCATCGGCCTGTGCCTGAAGCATTTCCCCGGCATCGGCGGCGCGCTCGTCGATTCGCATCAGGGGTTCATGGATATTTCCGATGCGCTTCGGGATGAACAGGAAGAGCTGTTCTATTCGCTCGCGCCAAGGATGTTCGGCGATGCGGTGCTGGTCAGCCATGCCATCGTCAGCCAATGGGACGGGGATCACCCGATGACGCTGTCAGCGGCGGGGCTTGGCCGTTTGCGCAAGCGCCTTCCGGATACGCTCCTGATCACCGACGATATGCAGATGCAGGGATTGCAAAAGGCGCTGGGCACGCGGGAAGCCAGCCTGCAGTCGCTGCAAGCCGGCATCGACATGCTCTGCATCGGCAACAATCTGTTCGATCAGGAGCAGGAAATGGCCGCCATCGCCGAATACGTCGAACGGAGCTTGCGCGACATGACCTTGTCCGGTTCGGCAATAGAGAAATCGATCGCGCGGGTGGCTAAGCGAAAGGCGCTGTTGATGGCCTGA
- a CDS encoding tetratricopeptide repeat protein: MKRAVVVIACCSALLTAPHTALADAASDQKMANHYEQAAQAGDDDAQFYLGALHSAGVGRPRSDAEAFRWFSRAADQGHAHASLIVAGLYASGRGTTKDNVKAYSWAYIVASASKVDEDRNGARQLMSLLMKKMTSDEIGRAVVAARAWRAVRTAGAGKAPSIERALEADQAAPAAPPPAPAVVQPAPTVSAAPAASQPAPSNVTVLPASPKATSAAPVKNAKRDDARDLLDQVPSGLRKRFGF; the protein is encoded by the coding sequence ATGAAGCGAGCGGTTGTCGTCATTGCCTGCTGCTCCGCTCTGCTGACCGCCCCGCACACCGCCCTTGCCGACGCCGCGTCCGATCAGAAAATGGCCAATCACTACGAGCAGGCGGCGCAAGCGGGCGATGACGATGCCCAGTTCTATCTTGGGGCACTTCATTCAGCAGGCGTCGGCCGTCCGCGTAGCGACGCGGAGGCATTTCGCTGGTTCTCGCGCGCCGCCGATCAGGGGCACGCCCATGCCAGTTTGATCGTTGCCGGTCTCTATGCGAGCGGGCGCGGCACAACGAAGGACAATGTGAAGGCCTATAGCTGGGCCTATATCGTTGCTTCGGCGAGCAAGGTCGACGAGGACCGCAACGGTGCGCGGCAACTGATGTCGCTGCTCATGAAGAAGATGACGAGCGATGAGATCGGCCGTGCCGTGGTGGCAGCAAGAGCCTGGCGCGCCGTTCGGACTGCTGGCGCGGGCAAGGCTCCGAGTATCGAAAGAGCTCTAGAGGCAGACCAAGCCGCACCGGCTGCGCCCCCACCTGCACCCGCGGTCGTGCAGCCGGCGCCCACGGTCTCGGCGGCGCCCGCGGCCTCGCAGCCGGCGCCATCCAACGTCACGGTATTGCCGGCATCTCCCAAGGCCACGTCGGCAGCTCCCGTGAAGAATGCAAAACGAGATGATGCCCGTGATCTGCTCGACCAGGTTCCATCAGGCCTGCGCAAGCGGTTTGGCTTCTGA
- a CDS encoding efflux RND transporter periplasmic adaptor subunit — MKLQHLVATGILAVAAAGAGYYGYSHLLHPPSVTTSIASLAAVSEAVYGTGTVEPERWAKVVPLQRRRLVDLCRCEGQVVKSGQILGRQDDAEERSALEQMEINRGQLERDLARAEKDRDKNDATRTEYEQRWTKLEEAKSRIAAQKVRLDSLLLRAPLDGMVLRRDSEVGEIAGPTDVLFWVGPPAPMQVVAEINEEEINRIAAGQKAFLRSEAFPGRALRATVSQITPKGDPTRKTFRVYLRLPQDTPLRIGMSVETNIIFREKPAAIVVPAEAIAGDSVQMVDDGRIRRVPITVGIRGSRNTEIIGDISKGTPVLSPARRDLADGARIRIDNSLTRAVEPAAASEPADQPGAPPEATVVASVTTAPSDPDDAVISAAMTAHIDSVVSDARRNFISNSR, encoded by the coding sequence ATGAAATTGCAGCATCTCGTCGCAACCGGAATTCTGGCCGTCGCCGCGGCAGGGGCCGGCTATTACGGCTACTCCCATCTGCTTCATCCGCCATCGGTGACCACCAGCATTGCGAGCCTCGCGGCGGTTTCCGAAGCCGTTTACGGCACAGGCACCGTCGAGCCCGAGCGCTGGGCCAAGGTGGTGCCGCTGCAGCGCCGCCGGCTGGTCGACCTTTGCCGATGCGAGGGACAGGTGGTCAAGAGCGGCCAGATCCTCGGCCGCCAGGACGACGCCGAGGAGCGCAGCGCGCTGGAACAGATGGAAATCAATCGAGGCCAGCTCGAACGCGATCTGGCGCGCGCCGAGAAGGATCGCGACAAGAACGACGCCACGCGCACCGAGTACGAGCAGCGCTGGACCAAGCTCGAGGAAGCAAAATCGAGGATCGCCGCGCAGAAGGTGCGGCTCGACTCGCTATTGCTGAGAGCTCCGCTCGACGGCATGGTGCTGCGGCGCGACAGCGAGGTCGGCGAGATCGCCGGTCCCACCGACGTCCTGTTCTGGGTGGGACCGCCTGCACCGATGCAGGTCGTTGCCGAAATCAACGAGGAAGAAATCAACCGCATCGCGGCCGGCCAGAAGGCTTTCCTGCGAAGCGAGGCTTTTCCCGGAAGGGCGCTGCGCGCCACGGTCTCCCAGATCACGCCCAAGGGCGACCCGACCCGCAAGACCTTCCGCGTCTATCTGCGGCTGCCACAGGATACGCCGCTGCGGATTGGCATGTCAGTCGAGACCAATATCATTTTCCGCGAGAAGCCGGCGGCCATCGTGGTGCCGGCAGAGGCCATCGCAGGCGATTCGGTTCAGATGGTCGATGACGGCCGGATCAGGCGCGTGCCCATAACAGTCGGCATCCGCGGCAGCCGCAACACCGAGATCATCGGCGACATATCCAAGGGCACCCCTGTGCTCTCTCCCGCACGCAGGGATCTCGCTGACGGCGCCAGGATTCGCATCGACAACAGCTTGACCCGAGCTGTGGAACCTGCGGCCGCGAGTGAACCGGCTGATCAGCCAGGCGCACCCCCCGAAGCGACCGTGGTAGCCTCGGTCACCACAGCGCCTTCGGATCCCGATGATGCGGTGATTTCGGCAGCCATGACCGCCCACATCGACTCCGTCGTCAGTGACGCGCGTCGTAACTTCATCAGCAACAGCCGGTAG
- a CDS encoding ABC transporter permease has product MKLLFSIAWTHVSSRVRQTLVGMAGVSMGVGFTIMMAGLMQGSQIDFLRQLVDTMPHITVEDERRSVPTQPAEQEYAAVQMPDIANVGKRPGIKYPESVMSSLRSWIPGDVAPSVKTTAIINHGGARIGITLSGIDPRREIHVSKLASQMREGKLDDLSRAPNGIIMGEALAEKLGVKTGNTVLLIGGQGVQLNSTVAGLYRSGLKRVDESQIYSLMGPAQVMMGQSGVVNQLRLRLSDPMSAQKVAAQVEAQTGYKSVSWQEANADLLSTFSVRDFIVLTVMGAMLLTSSFATYNIISTITHEKRQDIAIMKSLGMREYAVRRIFIIESIIIGVVGILFGWILGYLLCYGWSKITIFNPLTGTTVPLQIYYSLMHYVIAGGISLLCCAGAAYFPARKATRVHPVEIIRGAS; this is encoded by the coding sequence GTGAAACTTCTGTTCAGCATTGCATGGACCCATGTCAGCTCCCGGGTGCGCCAGACCCTCGTGGGCATGGCTGGCGTGTCCATGGGGGTAGGCTTCACCATCATGATGGCGGGCCTGATGCAGGGTTCGCAGATCGACTTCCTGCGGCAGCTCGTCGACACCATGCCGCATATCACGGTCGAGGATGAGCGGCGCTCCGTGCCGACACAACCCGCAGAGCAGGAATATGCGGCGGTCCAGATGCCCGACATCGCCAATGTCGGCAAACGTCCCGGCATCAAATATCCGGAATCGGTGATGAGCTCGCTGCGCTCCTGGATCCCTGGCGACGTGGCTCCCTCGGTGAAGACCACCGCGATCATCAATCACGGCGGCGCGCGTATCGGCATCACCTTGAGCGGCATCGACCCCCGCCGCGAGATTCATGTCTCGAAACTCGCCTCGCAAATGCGTGAGGGAAAGCTCGACGACCTTTCACGTGCGCCGAACGGCATCATCATGGGCGAGGCCCTGGCTGAAAAACTCGGCGTGAAAACCGGCAACACCGTCCTCCTGATCGGCGGCCAGGGCGTCCAACTGAATTCGACGGTGGCTGGGCTCTATCGCTCCGGCCTGAAGCGCGTCGATGAGAGCCAGATCTATTCGCTGATGGGGCCGGCGCAGGTCATGATGGGACAAAGCGGGGTCGTCAACCAGCTGCGCCTGCGGCTGAGCGATCCGATGTCGGCGCAAAAGGTCGCAGCCCAGGTCGAAGCGCAGACTGGCTACAAATCTGTGTCCTGGCAGGAAGCCAATGCCGACCTGCTGTCGACCTTTTCCGTGCGCGACTTCATCGTGCTCACCGTGATGGGCGCGATGCTGCTGACGTCCTCCTTTGCCACCTACAACATCATCTCGACGATCACGCACGAGAAGCGCCAGGACATCGCGATCATGAAATCGCTGGGCATGCGCGAATATGCGGTGCGACGGATCTTCATCATCGAATCCATCATCATCGGCGTGGTCGGCATCCTGTTCGGATGGATCCTTGGTTACCTGCTCTGCTACGGCTGGTCGAAGATCACGATCTTCAATCCGCTGACGGGCACGACCGTTCCGCTGCAGATCTATTACTCGCTGATGCACTATGTGATCGCCGGCGGCATATCCCTGCTCTGCTGCGCAGGTGCGGCCTATTTCCCGGCGCGCAAGGCAACGCGCGTGCATCCGGTCGAAATCATCAGGGGGGCATCATGA
- a CDS encoding ABC transporter ATP-binding protein, giving the protein MTEVALQAVELVRRIEGAVSHTLVNGIDLAVNKGEFVAITGPSGSGKSSLLYLLGLLDAPSEGEVMICGQPTSKLSESDRADVRLTKCGFVFQFHFLLPEFTSLDNVLLPMRAAGKMAEAEMCERGLSLLGSLGLSEHANKRPNQLSGGQRQRVAIARALANRPEIIVADEPTGALDTASTEQVFSILRDIADQGQTVVVVTHDPALAARADRCIHIVDGKIAEITGRGGGELVCEAAS; this is encoded by the coding sequence ATGACTGAGGTCGCATTGCAGGCGGTGGAACTGGTCCGCCGCATCGAGGGCGCTGTTTCGCACACCCTCGTCAACGGCATTGATCTTGCGGTGAACAAGGGCGAGTTCGTCGCCATTACCGGGCCGTCGGGATCGGGCAAATCGTCGCTGCTCTATCTGCTCGGCCTGCTCGATGCGCCCAGCGAAGGCGAGGTCATGATCTGCGGCCAGCCGACCTCGAAATTGTCGGAGTCGGACCGGGCCGATGTCCGCCTGACCAAATGCGGTTTCGTGTTCCAGTTCCATTTCCTGCTGCCGGAGTTCACCTCGCTCGACAATGTGCTGCTGCCGATGCGGGCGGCCGGCAAGATGGCTGAGGCCGAGATGTGCGAGCGCGGCCTCTCCCTGCTGGGCTCGCTCGGGCTTAGCGAGCACGCCAACAAGCGTCCCAACCAGCTCTCTGGCGGCCAGCGCCAGCGCGTCGCCATCGCCCGCGCGCTTGCCAACCGCCCCGAGATCATCGTGGCCGACGAGCCGACCGGCGCGCTCGATACCGCATCGACCGAACAGGTGTTTTCGATCCTCCGCGACATCGCAGACCAGGGCCAGACCGTGGTCGTGGTCACCCACGATCCCGCGCTCGCCGCCCGCGCCGACCGCTGCATCCACATCGTCGACGGCAAGATCGCGGAGATCACCGGACGGGGTGGAGGGGAGCTGGTTTGTGAGGCCGCAAGTTAG
- a CDS encoding serine hydrolase, with translation MDAHVREIVTENLAPVTTADHPGGIAAAAYVAGRIQFFNFGFADEAERRPVTSDTLFNVASVRKLFEATLVALGVLRGELRLDDPVNKYVTELHGDYISRVTIGQLVTHTSGLLLPTDHPPWPNASYSLAEFIDMLNAWTPHAGEEPGKQRIYTHAGYVLLQLALERRYGVPIGQLVESRILTPLGMHSTLIPERGRDNRAIMPPELLQKTVQGYSDQGTPIGSPGNQQGYFDFPGTGQMFSSARDLVTLMAACIDGNVADPQLREALRMTQREAFHFDQEFGQAMAWENVDLGELDIVDKPGGLNNASAYVGLVPARRIGLLLLANRGELSHEIGRYRILPALAR, from the coding sequence ATGGACGCGCACGTACGAGAAATCGTAACGGAGAACCTTGCTCCGGTGACGACGGCCGACCATCCAGGCGGCATTGCAGCCGCCGCTTACGTCGCCGGTCGGATACAGTTCTTCAATTTCGGGTTCGCTGATGAGGCCGAGAGGCGACCCGTCACGTCGGACACGCTGTTCAATGTCGCGTCGGTGCGAAAGTTGTTCGAGGCTACGCTGGTCGCGCTCGGCGTGCTCCGCGGCGAATTGAGGTTGGACGACCCCGTCAACAAATACGTCACCGAATTGCACGGCGACTATATCAGTCGGGTAACCATTGGCCAGCTCGTGACCCACACATCCGGTCTCTTGCTGCCGACGGATCATCCGCCGTGGCCGAACGCCTCGTACTCCCTGGCCGAATTCATCGACATGCTGAACGCCTGGACGCCGCACGCCGGCGAAGAGCCCGGCAAGCAGCGCATCTATACTCACGCCGGCTACGTCCTGCTCCAGCTCGCACTTGAGCGTCGCTATGGAGTTCCGATCGGACAACTTGTCGAAAGCCGTATTCTGACGCCCCTTGGCATGCATTCGACGCTGATCCCGGAACGCGGGCGGGATAACCGAGCGATCATGCCGCCGGAGCTATTACAGAAAACCGTTCAGGGTTATTCCGACCAGGGCACGCCGATTGGTTCTCCCGGAAACCAGCAGGGCTATTTCGACTTTCCGGGCACCGGACAAATGTTCTCCTCCGCGCGGGACCTCGTCACCTTGATGGCCGCGTGCATCGACGGCAACGTGGCCGATCCACAGTTGCGCGAGGCCTTGCGAATGACCCAGCGCGAGGCATTCCATTTTGACCAGGAGTTCGGACAAGCGATGGCTTGGGAAAATGTAGATCTCGGCGAACTCGACATCGTCGACAAACCGGGCGGTCTCAATAATGCGTCGGCGTATGTGGGACTGGTGCCGGCGAGAAGGATCGGGTTGCTTCTCTTGGCGAACCGTGGCGAACTTTCTCATGAGATCGGCCGCTATCGCATCCTCCCGGCGTTGGCGCGATAG
- a CDS encoding ROK family protein gives MAEDIITTTGIARHGATRLPSVEVDSFNVELKDDEGFLGDRASKGAFRKILDSLRKPLRKNGDDPLGKKSAGEIPKGELDEALVGDDVGAAALVHGAIEEFAQELAYVTRRFLKTKAWADTERIVVGGGFRQSRVGEIAIARTDIILKAEDFDVDLVPIRFHPDDAGLIGTLHLAPSWIFEGHDSILAVDIGGTNIRCGVVETRWKKAPDLSKADVWKSELWRHADDEPTREGAVKRLVKMLKDLITATEAEGLKLAPFIGIACPGVIDADGSIEKGAQNLPGNWESSKFNLPASLVEAIPQIGDHDTAVLMHNDGVVQGLSEVPFMQDVERWGVLTIGTGLGNARFTNRRKESSKDNGKDEKKAKKSRE, from the coding sequence ATGGCAGAAGACATCATAACGACCACGGGCATCGCCCGCCACGGCGCCACCCGCCTGCCGTCGGTCGAGGTCGACAGTTTCAACGTCGAACTGAAGGATGACGAAGGCTTTCTCGGCGACCGCGCCAGCAAGGGAGCTTTCCGCAAGATCCTGGACAGCCTGCGCAAGCCGCTCAGGAAGAACGGCGACGATCCCCTTGGCAAAAAGTCGGCCGGCGAGATTCCAAAGGGCGAGCTCGATGAGGCGCTGGTCGGCGACGATGTTGGCGCCGCAGCCTTGGTGCATGGCGCGATCGAAGAGTTTGCCCAGGAGCTGGCCTATGTGACGCGGCGGTTCCTCAAGACCAAGGCGTGGGCCGATACCGAGCGCATCGTGGTCGGCGGCGGCTTCCGGCAGAGCCGTGTCGGGGAGATCGCCATCGCTCGCACCGACATCATCCTCAAGGCTGAGGATTTTGACGTCGACCTGGTGCCGATCCGCTTTCATCCCGATGACGCCGGCCTGATCGGCACGCTGCATTTGGCGCCATCGTGGATTTTCGAGGGCCATGACAGCATCCTTGCAGTGGATATCGGCGGCACCAACATCCGCTGCGGCGTGGTGGAGACCCGCTGGAAGAAGGCGCCTGACCTTTCCAAAGCCGACGTCTGGAAATCCGAGCTGTGGCGGCACGCCGACGATGAGCCGACGCGCGAAGGCGCGGTCAAGCGGCTGGTCAAGATGCTGAAGGACCTGATCACTGCCACAGAGGCCGAAGGCCTGAAGCTCGCGCCCTTCATCGGCATCGCCTGTCCCGGCGTGATCGACGCGGACGGCTCGATCGAGAAGGGCGCACAGAACCTGCCGGGCAATTGGGAGAGCAGCAAGTTCAACCTGCCCGCAAGCCTGGTGGAGGCGATCCCGCAGATCGGCGATCACGACACCGCCGTGCTGATGCACAATGACGGCGTGGTGCAGGGCCTGTCCGAAGTTCCCTTCATGCAGGACGTCGAGCGCTGGGGCGTGCTGACCATCGGCACCGGCCTCGGCAATGCGCGCTTCACCAATCGGCGCAAGGAGAGCAGCAAGGACAATGGCAAGGACGAGAAGAAGGCGAAAAAGAGCCGGGAATGA
- the rplU gene encoding 50S ribosomal protein L21 has translation MFAVIKTGGRQYRVVPDDVLEIGKIAGDVGTIVQLGEVLVVGADTPVLGTPTVAGASVAAEVLDHKRGPKVIAFKKRRRKNSRRKRGYRDEITVLRITEILTDNAKPSIGPRPKKEKVAAPAAEGDDEAPKAAKKKAPAKKAAAKPAAKGKSDKK, from the coding sequence ATGTTCGCAGTCATCAAAACCGGCGGCCGGCAATACCGCGTCGTTCCGGATGATGTGCTCGAGATAGGCAAGATCGCCGGCGATGTCGGTACGATCGTGCAGCTTGGTGAAGTTCTGGTGGTCGGCGCTGACACGCCGGTGCTGGGCACGCCGACGGTGGCAGGCGCCTCCGTGGCGGCCGAAGTGCTGGACCACAAGCGCGGCCCCAAGGTGATCGCATTCAAGAAGCGTCGCCGCAAGAATTCGCGCCGCAAGCGCGGCTATCGCGACGAGATCACGGTGCTTCGCATCACCGAGATCCTGACCGATAACGCCAAACCTTCGATCGGCCCGCGGCCGAAGAAGGAAAAGGTCGCAGCCCCCGCCGCCGAAGGCGACGACGAGGCACCGAAGGCCGCCAAGAAGAAGGCGCCCGCGAAAAAAGCTGCGGCGAAGCCCGCCGCGAAGGGCAAGAGCGACAAGAAGTGA
- the rpmA gene encoding 50S ribosomal protein L27 has translation MAHKKAGGSSRNGRDSAGKRLGIKAYGGEHVIPGNIIARQRGTTWHPGLNVGMGTDHTLFAKVEGHVEFRAKANGRTFVSVVPMTEAAE, from the coding sequence ATGGCTCACAAAAAAGCAGGCGGTTCATCGCGAAACGGACGCGATTCAGCGGGCAAGCGCCTGGGCATCAAGGCCTATGGCGGCGAGCACGTGATTCCCGGCAACATTATCGCGCGTCAACGCGGCACCACCTGGCATCCCGGCCTTAATGTCGGCATGGGCACCGACCATACTCTCTTTGCCAAGGTCGAAGGTCATGTCGAGTTTCGTGCAAAAGCCAATGGTCGCACTTTCGTATCGGTAGTCCCGATGACGGAGGCAGCCGAATAG
- a CDS encoding GNAT family N-acetyltransferase: MLQDIPIPTPALREPSSCVLETERLTLRRPTLADVKAIAHLANDRRIAENTRRLPHPYSQDHAVEFVRATSTNSSETVFLIEQNYSPVGMVGVDRSEPDAPELGYWLGVAHWGQGFGTEAARAVIDFFFEEFDAEHLISGARVANPASRNILEKCGFQWSGVELHRFEALGSSTPVDRFRLTRGVWSSLKNWGSSTRR, translated from the coding sequence ATGTTGCAGGACATCCCGATTCCAACGCCTGCGCTACGCGAACCGAGTAGCTGCGTCCTCGAGACCGAACGGCTGACGTTGCGCCGGCCGACGCTCGCGGACGTAAAAGCGATTGCGCATCTCGCCAACGATCGCCGCATTGCGGAAAACACCCGCCGCCTGCCGCATCCCTATTCGCAGGACCACGCGGTCGAATTCGTGCGCGCGACGTCCACCAATAGCAGCGAGACGGTGTTCCTGATCGAACAGAACTATTCGCCCGTCGGCATGGTCGGCGTCGACCGCAGCGAGCCGGACGCGCCGGAACTCGGCTACTGGCTCGGCGTCGCGCATTGGGGCCAGGGCTTTGGCACCGAAGCCGCGCGCGCGGTGATCGATTTCTTCTTCGAGGAGTTCGATGCCGAGCACCTGATTTCAGGCGCCCGCGTCGCCAATCCGGCGTCGCGCAACATTTTGGAGAAATGCGGCTTCCAGTGGAGCGGCGTCGAGCTGCACCGCTTCGAGGCGCTGGGATCCTCGACCCCGGTCGACCGCTTCCGCCTGACGCGCGGCGTCTGGTCGTCGCTGAAGAACTGGGGGAGCTCGACGAGGAGATAG